TGATTGTATAGTTGATTAGCATTAAAAAATGCATGATTTATCCTCTTATTTACTATGAATTGCATAATTCATAGGCCTTACATTGTTCCATTTGATCAATTTTGTCACTTGATACCGTTTTAAGGTAGATTGATGAGTTTATACATGttttgcaagaaaaaggaatgaaaacCATGCAGGAGAAAAAGCAAAATCAGGAATCACTTAACTTTTTTGATCAGAAATCACTTAACTTTCAAACCCTTTTGTCTCACTTACTTCGCAAGCCCCCCTGCAAAGTGGCCAACAGCCAACTGCACTACCCAAGCAACTTCACTACTCATGGCAGTGGGTCAACTTCGCAAACCAGGCTTGCACACGGCTTTGCAACCCCCTGGCTACCACTTACTTTGCTACCCAGGCAGTTTTATACCAACTAGGCTGCATGACACTTTCCCGCAGGGTGGGGATGTGGGGTTCACTTGCTCCCCTTGCACATGCACCAACTCAACTTCATAAGGCATTCCTCTCGTCCCACTTGGTGAGAAGAAGACCTGCCACATTTCCCTCTTGTCACCTCCACCAACCAAGCAGCTCATGCATGCTCAAAAAGCAGTTTCACTAAGGCAATTGGAAGGACCTGCACCCAATTACCAACGAGCACAACACAAGATATGGATTGCCAACCAAGATACCTAGGAAAGCTACCTTGGATGACGAGACCCTCGAACCTTTCCTTTCTCCCTGATCTTATCTTATCCTATTGTTGCATTATGTCAAAAATTCTATAAATAGCGAGTGTGAGGGAAAAGAGAATAACAAGTCAAGGAAGTAGTTCAGTAGTTAAGAAAAAACTTAACCTCCATGAgaggataatttttatttttatttttatttttttaaaagtagttaAGTTCCTTTTTCAATTGGAATCaagctttctttttcttcgcaaaaactttttttttttttcattttgctgCCACTGTGAGCAGCTAAATTTACAAGTCAAGATGAGAGAAGGTTGAGGTTATTCCATTATTGCTTTTAGCACAAAGGGAACCTCTGCACCTGAAGAACCTGATTTGACTTGCTCACTCTTAGAGCCAAGCCTGAGCTTGCTGAGACGATGAAGTAAGCATGTCCTCACTGCCATTACAACTTGCTAGTTGCTTGGAAAGGCCTTAAATTGGGAGTTAATGCTTGAATGAGAATTGGGGTACGGAGTCTCTTCATAGCATGAATTGGGTTGGTGCGTAGGAAACAAATAGGAGTTGGCCAAGGAAGGAAGGAGATAAAAGATAAGAGTGTGCCGGCATCTATCAATGATTATGGGCCACACACCATCACCGTGCCATGAGTAGGTGAGGGGGAACCTCAATTAATCCAAGCATTGACACTGTTATTACTCTCATACATTTCTATTGTTGACAACTCACTCGTTTATGAACTTCTTCTTGGACACATTGGATTTAGCTCACTAAAAGTCCATTTGGTGGTGCTTTAAGAAAGCACttctagtttaaaaaaataatttttgtagaaAAATTAGACGTTTagcaaaatttagaaaacatttttaaaaagttgaaaaaatatctttaagTGCGTTTTGGAGAAGCACTGGATgagtgattctcccaaaaaCACTTTCAACAAAAGCACTTGGAATAGCAACACTACCAAACGCATTCTAAATCTCCATGACTGTTTAAACCCCGAGGAAAAACAACATCTGACTCTTGTCAGGTGCTACAATCTATAGTCTTTGTACTTGGGGACTTGACTCTATAATTGCATACCCATCAAAAATCACCAAGCAATAGTTACAATAAAAAGTTCCATTCTCAATATAGGTTCAACTCCAAGCCAACTcgctgttttctttttctcatagtTCAGTAACAAGAGGATTGTTTATTAGGAATCAATAAAAACTATGTGAAAGGAAACTAACATGAGAATTAGCTAATTGCCATAAACAGAGTTGGTTTGACAGAGGAACTCGAGATAAAATTAACTGCACCATAGGTGCTGCAGTTTGAAATTGCATATAGAATGCATGTTTTTGGTTGTGTCAAACATGAGGAGAATTTTGAAATAGAAGCATCTGTGTTTGCCTATGATGCTGAATCACTAATGTTAAGCAAATTCAGTATAACCTCGAACATTCACAAGAACAAGGTTTCCACCATGGGCTACAAGAACACAACACAACATGGAGAGTCAACCCTGGCAAGTTAAAATTGGGGAGCATGTTGACATTGCAATTATAGGAATTAACCTTGATAGAAAGGTATGGCAAAAGTCTATCTCATATTGGTGTTAGGaaatagaggaaaagaaaagacagTTTCAACAATTAAGTATTCTAATTACCATAGATAGTGTTCGACAATGAAGAGTTTTTAGTTCATAGGTTGAAGCATTCTTTTGTGTGTAGTTTTCGGTCTTGGACAAAGTTGTATATAGATGCTAGACCTTTACATTTAATCgacttttttgattggttgggttctaggtGAGGGCGGGTGAGGTTTTTTGTATCCCCTCCTTTTTGCTCTTCTTAGCCTTATGACGCCTACTATATACTTCCTGAATGCCTTGGGTTGTCCTCTAGGGcttcctttttctaatttatatattctcttttgtgtttacccataaaaaaaaaaaaaattgactcttGCTCACCTTAACCATGGCAATATGCTCAACCCCATCCAGCATTGATTTGTAACAGTAGGCCTTAAATGGCCCCCACATAGTGGGTATTGGTGCACCAGCAGCCTTCTCGACTAATTTATCTCGTTTCCTCCTATATCTggtaaatttgtaaaaattattagaacAGGTACTTCTTTtgttaattcaaaatatataataactaGGGAAGCAATTATCTCTAATAGGAGGAACATTCAATAGGAAGCAgcttaattatttgtttttatgtcATTCATATGTTTTTAGAGTGGATGATTCTTGAAGTGCAAGAAGCATACACTAATATGGATAACTTTCTCTTACAACATGAATTTTGCTACTAGAATGAATTCAAATTGTACCATGAGAGGCTTAACTCATTCGTCTTAAATTCCACATCCCAGATTTTCTCAATCTCATCGGAGGAAACATCAACTTCCAACCCTTATGACATGATCATTCAAGTATTCTTTATGATCacataagaatttatttacataaaatcaGAGCATGTTAACAATGCTTTTGAATTTTCTGCTTTTGGAATTGGAGCTAGTTCTCCATCAAAACTCTAGGCTGTTAGAAGGCTACAACTAAATCAACTTGATATACATTGTAGGCCCCCATTACCTAACTGTTTAAGCTTAAGTCAACTTGGTAACTTAAAATGGTACCAAATCCTTGCTTTAAAAGAGATCATAAGATTTAACTTATCACTTATTTATTGAACTCATATTCAAACCAAAAGAAGCTGCCTGTGAGGCAGGATGTTAAGAGGTTTTTAGCCCTACTTCATATACATGCTAGtctataattatataatgtcTTAAAATTAGCCTACTTCATATACATGTTAGCCTACCATtatataaaaacttaattttttaagtcataATTTCATACctcattgtttatttatttatttcccttATTTATCAAACCCACATGCAAAGTATTAGAGGGCTATAGTCTAAATGAGTTTAATATAAATGTTCAACCTACCATCACCTAACAACTTAAGCTTTTGAATCAAATTAGTGGCTTAACAAAGGTAAGAAAAATACTTGAACACACACTTATGAGTTTTCCTTTAATGGTATGCCACAAGTAGGCAAGAATGACACCCTGATTTCATTCAATGACCATGcgatatgcattttttttcctaaaaataatattgatgaaTTCAACAATAATTGCTTGAAAATTCGGCACTAAAAAAGTCCTCATCACATAGTTGATATAACTAGAAATTAGTACTCTACGCAAGGACTGGCATGATTGTTACCTGATTAAATCAGCGATTGTAATAATCTTCAAGTTCTCCACCTCTGCAAATTGGCGAAGCTTTGGCAACCTGGCCATGGAGCCATCATCATCCACAATTTCACATAAAACTGCAACAGGCTCTAACCCAGCCAACACAGCAAGATCAACTGAAGCTTCAGTATGCCCAGCTCTTTTTAAAACCCCTCCCTCCCTGCACTTGAGGGGAAAAATATGACCTGGACGATTGAAATCCTGGGGTTTTGAATCTTTAGATGCAAGAGCTAATATTGTTGTTGCTCTATCATGAGCTGAAACACCAGTTGTCGTCCCATGCTTTGCATCCTAGAAAATCCAATACAACTGATataaaatgagagaagattttGATTATAGTAAACAGTCAAACAGACAATGAACAAATATTGTCCAAATAATTCTCTGAATAGAACCAAAAACTACTATTACAATCAACAACCTTGGGCTCGTCTTCTAATCACCAATCCAACAAGAAATCAGGACCAGCATCACAAACTCTTGTAACTCCAGGCTCCAGAAACCAAGACATTCAATTAGATTATATACACTGGAATCTTCTAAAAGATTTAATATAACATTTTCAACCTTCCCCTGTTCCTGTTTAACTCATCCAGTCTGTTAGACTCAGACATGTTAAACAAGATTCCTTATGAAAAAGCAGAAGAAAACATGCAACAGCATGTTATATACTCCGGACTATGGTGTGTGGGATCATGACTGGGTCATGTTTGTATATTCTGAATGGTGAGaaataaacttatttcattAGATAAAGCCAAGTAATCCTATATTTTATACCTATTGCAAGTTCAGTATGGATTTTCCACCATAGCTAAAACAGTTTGCACCAAATCCTTGAAAACAGTAGCTTCAGGAAATGTTTATAAGTCTATCTTAAATGCACATCAAAGGAAATGGACAGAGGCTAAAATTATCATTCAACTATATCAATACATACCACTGACACAGTGAAAGCTGTACAAAGTTTCTCTTCATTCTCCTTCTGAGTCACCATCAAAGGAAGTTGCAGCCTCTCTAAGTCTTCTCCTTTCATGCTCACACACACTATCCCGGTCCCATGCTTGACAATAAAGGCCATAGCATGAGGAGTGACCAATGATCCCGCCATTATTAAATCTCCCTCATTTTCTCTGTCTTCATCATCCACAACAATTACAAACTGCAAAAAGCATCCCCAATTACAAAAACATTGACAAAATTTGGAAACCCTAccaatcaataaattaaaaagacaaCTGACCTTGCCTTGGCGGATGTCCTCAATGGCCTCAGCGACTGAAGAAAACCCCTCGGTAGGACAATCCAGGTCTAATTCatcattatcataaaaaaacTCACTAGTAGTAGAAGTTATCTCTGCGGCAAGGGTCCCAAAAGAGGTCCCTTCTGGTTGGTCTGCCTGTTCATTGAAAAAAGCATCCTCTTCTACCATTCCACTGCTGTTAGAATAAGATAAGAGACCACCATTTCCAGATACCAATGCAACTATCCCTCTATCATTGGCCTTTAAACTCAAGCACGATTGTCTATTGATAGAAGACCACACAGAGCCTGAAAATAGGTACCCATGCTCTGCAAATGGGTTCACACCATTGTAGCGTCTGGAGAAAACCAGAAATCAGCCAAGCATGATTtgcataaaaatttataacacgAAAGCTTTATATTTTGGTGGGACAAAAGttgcaagaaaaaagaaaaacagagccaTAAACTTACAGTGAACGAGTAGGGGCAATTGAGGAGGAAGAGAGGTTGAACAAAGCCATGGCTTAAACCGAACCCCAGCCAACAATGAAAAAGGATGAGGTTGCCAAAAGGCCTCTATCGCCAAACTAGCGGTAGGGTACAGAATGAAGGGTTGAGATTACGTGGAGTAGGAGAGCTGGGAAGGGCGTTAGATGAACCGGATCACATCATTTTCTCGTTTATGCGACCGCCCCTTTAGGTGGTTGTGGACTGGTGGGAGAACTCGTGGGGAATGCCCTTGGGATTAAGAAATTAATAGATCACCCTCCAGCAGAGAATTAGCTGCCACGTGTGcgaaaactattatttattttatactttttaggAGCGGTTTGGACAAGGGACAGTTTGGCGCTCAACGCTGTTCCCACCACTCCTCTGCCGAAACAAAAAGGCCTCCATCTCACTCCCCCACCTGCTCCCTCTCCACCGCGACATTCATCTCTTCGACTTCAACACCTCCATCCTCAGAACCAAACCCTCCGTCACCGTCTATCCAGTCCTATCCTTTCCTCATCATCCTCGCACACCACCCCTGCTCCTACTTCCACGTGATTCAAGTTCCAGGTCTGCATTTTCATGTAACTTGcaattatttgtttctttttatcgATTCTCGTGTTGAATCGAACTGATCATATAAGTATGCGATGTGATGTTTATTTGTGCCCCGGCAATCTCCACATGGACAATGTGTTGTATGATTCAAAAGTATGTTGCATTTTATGATTCAATAGAATCTGATCGGATCCTCCATTGGTAAGTAATTAAAATCCATTTGAATGTGAGTGAATTTTTAGCTTTGGTCACTCTCCAGTTGTTCAAATTTGCATCAAGTATCGCTTGTTCTTTAGGATTTCTAGAAAGCTGATTGGATTTATTTCGATTCGTAATAGAAGATGGAAGCTAGAGGTAGGTTGCATTGATTGGCCATAAGTTAAGAGAAAGTTGTGTAAATATGGTTTGGTCATGTACAATTAAGATTTGATATAAGAAGTGATCCTATTGGAGGCAAAAGCACCTGAACAAGGTTTAGGGAGGGGAAAAAGAACTACGGATTGAGATTGCTGATGATACATTTGAGATCCTACCTGAGCTGAACATGGTACATTGATTGTTGATGATTTTATGGAGGGCTTTGCTTGGTTGAAATTATCCTACTCCAAGTGATTGGCATTTAAAGATTTGTTGATTTGTTCTCCTTAGATAGGTTAAGCGTACATATATTTAATATGTATCTTTAAAATAATGGTGCTTTTAATGTGAAATTTTCATGGCTTTGTAAAAGGAAGAAATTAGGAATAATAAAGAATACCTTCCTAGGAAATTCTGTTGCCATCAGAGGggattattccatttattttccaaattgggtTTACAGTATTGTATGAAAGTATTGCAGTGTATTTCCTTTTGGGGTGAAAATACAGTTGGAACAAttgagaaaattagattttaggTGTGGAAGAGATACATATCATCTAGGATCTTACTGCAGATTTGATTTGATGTTTAAGTCTATTTGCTGGTTTGGACCTTCCTTTAGGATGTCATAAAAGGACATGTTGATCTTGGGTCCAGTGATTGAGATAAGCAAATGAAGGCTGCTTCATTCAAATCAGCTTCTCCTTTAAGACATGTCATTGACTTGTTTGGGATTTCCTTTAGCATTTGCATACAAGGATATGTCAATCTAGGATCTGGCTATTAAGATGTGAAAGAAGTTGGCCTCATTTCATTCAGGCTCTCTCTTGCAAGGTGGCAAGCTAACCCTTCCTAGGAGTATCCTTGCTAATTTCCTATTCCTTTTTCTGGCACACATGTTCAAGCTAGGAATGGGCATTAGGTCAAGGTATTGTGTTCAAACACCTTTGTGTGCATTAGAATCAGGTGTTTGCAAGCAAAGATTTTGGAGGTTTAAAACTAAAACCCATTTCATGATGAGTAAATCTGACAGAGCACATGCCTATGGAGGTGTAGAAATGAACAATGAGGCCGGTGTTGGATGGTAACTGTCAGAAGATTTGGGGAGGATGATAATGGTTTTGACAATATGGGTCTTTACACATTTATGAATGCAAATCATAGAATAACTTGTGCAAAGACAGGTTGTGTGGAATAGTACTTATTtgtaggattttttaggatttagAGTTGGACTGTTGTGGTTCAGGCAAGTAGCTTTGGAGGCCTAATGCAGCCTCAAGGAGAAGGAATTTTTTTAGATGCCTTTCTTGTAACTTGGGTGCACATTCCACAAAGGAGCATCATTTgcttattgaaaaaaattatatacagtCTGCTGAATTACAGTATGAATAAGGGATCAACTATCATTAGTATTCCTGATGGTTTTGTTCCCTTTCAGTTCCGGACATCAAGAATTATACTCTCTGCTGCAAACCACTGACCAACTAAACAATTGAAGTCGCGATACTTGTGTCTTGGGAGTCACAGGTATGTTACGTATGtattttaaatcttttcctGGTTTTATGGATGTATTAAATACTAGAAAATATAGACTAGCTGCATTGAAGCTAGGTGTAATATAGGGCTGTTCAAACTAGAAAAACATGTAGGAGCTCTTAGTGTGTTTCTTTCGTTCTACAGTTAGGGGTTTCTTTTAGAAACTAATGTTAAGCCAAGCATCTGGGTCCAATCTCAGCTATGTGGTTTTTGAAGATAATGTTAAATGCTtctttaataattgaaaattttcttaacaaaatcATCATTACTGAAGCCTTAGAACTATTAGCTTACTGCTTACTACAATGTTTATCAGACTGTCCTTTTAGAACCATCTCTGTGTACCCATCCAATATGTTTTCAGTGAGATTGCTACTTGATTACAGCAAATAAGGAAGagttttcaagaacaaagaaGTTCATCATAGTAAAAATATTTCTGTATTCCTAGATTTATAAGATTGGGGATTTTAGACCCATGTTCTTAGCCATTTAggactttattattttattagctAGTTAGCTTAAATGCAGGAACATCTCTTTGTGATGAGGCACTTAATCATGAAAGTGAGAATGCTGAATGCAACCCCATGAGAGATGTTCATGGAGGTAAGCGATTTGTGTATACTGCAAAACCTGTACCAAGTTCCTGTTTGGAGTTAGTGGATAGGACTATAAAGGTGCATTCAATTATCAAAAAGGAGGACTGAATATTAAGGAGTCAAAGAATTTAAGCCATAATACCGAATGAAAgtagattgatttttttcattcccAGATCTTCTTCCATAATGGTACGGAACAATTGAATCATTGGAGTATATACACAAATCACTTCAAATGCTATGATGGTAACCTCATCTTTTGGCATGTGATATTTAGACATAGAACCAAGTCCTTGTGAATGGGCAGACAACCCAGGTGCTATTGTTTTATGGTGGTAGGACAATTGCTTCCATTACTGGCCTGAAAGTCACCAAATTCTCCTTTAGGTGCTTCCACTGTGGCGGTTCCCATCTTTCTCTGGTTTCCACAACCGTAACCCTTTCTCACAAGGTTACttcatccattaaaaaaaaaagggtaaaaggTGGTTGAAGATCAGGAATGCATTCCACCCAATAGAATCAAAAGACGCAAAGCCCCTGAAGAAGTTAAGGTTCTTCCCCAGTATCTTGTAAAATCTTTGGGCAGAAaaagaatagtaataataatatatatatatatatatataaattgataGCAAAATATAACAGACAACCTTAAGGGTTGACATACAGGATTATAGTTCACTGGACATGGGCCAATTGTGAAAAAAGCAGGCTGATTGGGTCATTCTTGTATTTGGTTCCAGGGCCAAAATTCTGAGCAGATGGTTAGCAACCAAAACCAGTGAATCCAGAGATTGAAAACGTCGAGAAATTATGGTCTATATTGCATGTCTATCTAGGGGTGAGTCCAGTATAAAGGAATGTTCCTGAGATGAAATAGTGTTCATTCTGACAAGTTCTTTGCCATAGTTAAATGTCCTATCCTAAGATACAGTAACCAATCGGTGAAATTGCATAACGATGAAAAGTGAGAAAAGTCCTTGAGAGATGGCATGAATTTCTGAATGCCTTTTCATGCTATCAACATATTACAAACTGATTTTAGATCTTATTTTTACATCTGCCCATGAGAAGAGGGAATTAGGAGGTGCAAGTTAGAAGGTGGGGCAGAATGCTGAATGGACTTGAATTAATAAGGGCTAGTTCTGGATGTCAAACATAAATTGAACGTGTCCATCTGTGTGCTCAAGCAAATATTGCATATAGAGGAATCACTACTATCACCATGATCAATAGACACTGGATTCATTAAGagtacaagaaaaataagtatGTGCATCAGAGCACTCCCAAAGACACCATGGATTCATTTTGTACCCTACGCCTAATACAATGGATAGGTTTAATTCTCTGGGGATTTCAATTCACTATGAGATTATTCATAGTTCTATATTTTTAACTGTAGATGTGAAGAGTGACGACATGGGTTCTTAGGATGGAAACAGCGcatgatttgtctttggataaGGCTTTGTTAATGATGACAATGATGGTGATACAAGAAAGTAAGAAGACAACAATTCTTTACTAGTGCATTGCCATTGGGTTTAGTAGGGCAGTTTTAGCCTAGAATTGATTTTATCTCTCTTTGACTTTTTTATGAATTCATTCGAATTTTGTACAGCATGTAAAATTTTACTTGAGCAGCATCTAACTGATTTAACTTAGCCTCAACATGGCCATTCATGGCTCATGAGCATCAGTTTCTAGATTGTAAATTTGTTATTGTCAACATTTTTAGAAGAATGGTGGtcttgtttaatattttttcaagtcCAGTAACTGTTTTGACAAACAAGGTTTCTAAGTATGCCACTTGACAAATTCTAATGAGTTTTTATGTATAGTTGAAGGGTTTGCTGGTCTATAATAACCAGCTCATAAGCCAAGCTCTTTAACACTTTTCCAATCGCACCTTCACCTTAATATTTTGaacatatataaagaaataagaattatttatttaattaaagggGAGAAAAACAAAGTCTTGAGCAAGATTCTACTTTTCCATACTTTTCAACTTGGCCTTTGGACAGCACtcacaacataaaaaagaaagcaaaaaggaaaagctGCCTACCATTACGGGGTCTACACCCTACAAAGCCCACCCACCTAACCAAATCTTTTCCCcatttgttacttttttttttttttttctttttctttgttttgcaCCCATGTTAGATTCTGTGCACATTTATACATAGGCACTAGGAGCTATCCCAGAACAAAAAGACATCTCTCTTTCCTACTCTCTAAAGCGTGGGAAGTTGGGGAcgcttgaaaacaattttcaagcgTGTCGGTTTCCCTTCACTTTTGAAACATCCAACTCAAACTTAGCTTTCCATCCTCCTCTTCTGGAAATAAAACAGGTGTCCCATAGTAGCCATCTGATCACCATCTGATTGATCATTCAATTTTGATCCGATTTGGTTTTGGCTGGGAAAGTATGTGCCTTCCTCTGTGGGTTAAGAAAAATGTATCAACTGCTCACTCTTCTTTCTATGTCTATAACTGGAATAGCATATCAAATAAAACCCAGAATTGATACCTGAATGCATGTCTCTATTATGACCAGAAAGCAACTTCTCCTACTAATTTAAGTTCTGTCACCAACCATGTCCATTCCTTCTGCCTCTTCTTGGAAAAATGTTCACAACGGTTCTGGACTTAATAATAGGATTGCCAAAATTTAATTGGAAGTCAAACATGTTATTTCACTAGGTGGTGATTATTGTTGCAATCTTAAGGTTTCAGGTTCCATTATGGCTTTCTGCCAATAGGAAAAGGATGATCATGGTGTCTGTCATTATGATCTAGAAGGTTTGATTCCCGACATTCTTAAATTTTTCCATGTATGAAAACTGACCAGCGCTGTATAGAGAAACAGGGTTGATTATAATGGGTTTTGTCTGCTAATCATGGTTGTTCTTTTTCTTAGCTATAAACAAATCAATTAATCTAGATCATGTTTTCCACATTGAAAGAGATTGGGATCAGGTTGAAACTATTTCTGGATTTCAACCTTTGTTGCTGCATTAGCTGAAGACTGAAGCCGCTAAAGGTATTGAATCACTGATTCCAGTCCACATTTAACTCATTTGAATACAGTGCATTGCTTCATACAACTGGATATGTTATGTGTTCATATTATTCTGCAGGTTATGCACAATCATTGCTGCCAGGGACTCAATCATTATGTTTAGGCTTTTTTTGTAAGTTTCTTCAAAGAGGAATAATTACCCAAATCAAGTAGCTAAGATGCTTTTGCAGTTGTGTTTATCACATATCCATTGAGGAAAAAGATGGATAGGTGAATCCAAAATGTTCCTGCAGAACCTTCGTGCAAGTCAGCGACACCAGTTAATATTGTTCCATACTCGATCACCATGCAGGTGAAAGATCCTCTCCcatattcaatttataattgaGTTCTCCCCTACACTTTCTGCTCTTGTGTCACAGAGATTATACCAGTGTGCTTATGACATCCCAGAAACTTTTCAGATGAATTACCAAACACTCCTGAAAGGTCCTCTGAATAACAGCGGAGCCATTGATGGAGCAACAGCGGCTAGGCATATCGGAGAAATGCTTCTCATTCTCAAAAAGTAGTGTTTTTTTAACACTTCTGGGGTAACCACAGCTCACTTAGGAGCCAATGCCATGACCAAGGTTCACTGTTTGAACGGCCCAGATTGTTTCTTATGTGGGCCATCTTCCCATGAGAACCAGAAGGACAGCTTTCTTCCCTCTGCTTTCATGGATACTaagaatttcaattttgaacTTTTTGTGATGAATGCAGGTACCCACATGCACACAACTCATCAGTTCCCCTTCCTGTGGGGCTATgttgaaacttgagaaccaGCTCACACGTGTTGCTGTCAATTAAAGGTATATGTGGCTCCCGCTTCATAGAGCAGCAACTCATGGTGGTGGGGTCTGATTTGCGATGTCCATATTACAGCTAAAACCCACTTGTGGCTGCATATCACAGAGTGGGAAATCCCGATGCCTTATGTTATCTAGAAACTGTTGAAATACGTGGAATTGACtgttcaggagtttggcatgGCAAAAACTTACTAGATCTTCAATTCTATACGCAGCACAGAGATGGGTTGATACGGTCTACTGACTTCGTTGTAAAATTGAAGCATGGGCTCACTTCCCTGCCATGTTGTTGGGAGACAAATAACTTCGATCTATTGAAAGTGCTTAGCATTGAATTGGGTCCTGCTATTATCCTCATGGTATATCGATTTGGGCAAACCACATTGGTTTATCTATATTCCAGACACGTTTGCATGTGGGATAAATGTTGT
Above is a genomic segment from Vitis riparia cultivar Riparia Gloire de Montpellier isolate 1030 chromosome 7, EGFV_Vit.rip_1.0, whole genome shotgun sequence containing:
- the LOC117918604 gene encoding bifunctional riboflavin biosynthesis protein RIBA 1, chloroplastic-like, which produces MALFNLSSSSIAPTRSLRYNGVNPFAEHGYLFSGSVWSSINRQSCLSLKANDRGIVALVSGNGGLLSYSNSSGMVEEDAFFNEQADQPEGTSFGTLAAEITSTTSEFFYDNDELDLDCPTEGFSSVAEAIEDIRQGKFVIVVDDEDRENEGDLIMAGSLVTPHAMAFIVKHGTGIVCVSMKGEDLERLQLPLMVTQKENEEKLCTAFTVSVDAKHGTTTGVSAHDRATTILALASKDSKPQDFNRPGHIFPLKCREGGVLKRAGHTEASVDLAVLAGLEPVAVLCEIVDDDGSMARLPKLRQFAEVENLKIITIADLIRYRRKRDKLVEKAAGAPIPTMWGPFKAYCYKSMLDGVEHIAMVKGEIGNGQDILVRVHSECLTGDIFGSGRCDCGNQLALAMQQIEAEGRGVLVYLRGHEGRGIGLGHKLRAYNLQDDGRDTVEANEELGLPVDSREYGIGAQILRDLGVHTMKLMTNNPAKYHGLKGYGLAIVGRVPLLAPITMENRRYLETKREKMGHIGLDIAGHVNGSHQQK